Proteins from one Corallococcus exiguus genomic window:
- a CDS encoding ABC transporter permease, whose translation MTEPTMDAVAGARPARGRRMPPLARLTLTRLREFIREPGTLFWTFVFPILLTVALGSAFNHGVTPRTRVAVVDGPGAERVAAALAAHPGLTPERVPASEANAGLRTGRFALQVTPPEQTGGALAYRFDPTRPESPATRTFVDDVLQRDAGRADARPVKDDAVSAPGTRYVDWLVPGLVGMNVMAGSMWGITFVIVLARQRRLLKRFAATPMRRPEYLLSFALARVVFVLCVDLPLVLGFARVTFGMPIHGSLAAVAAVALAGTFAFSGLAFLCASRARTSETAVGLINMVMVPMMGLAGIFFASSHFPDAVQPLIRALPLSAMNACMRAVINEGAPLSALLPDLAILGTWGSACFALAVRLFRWT comes from the coding sequence GTGACTGAGCCCACCATGGACGCGGTCGCTGGCGCGCGGCCCGCGCGGGGACGGCGCATGCCGCCGCTGGCGCGCCTGACGCTCACCCGGCTGCGGGAGTTCATCCGCGAGCCGGGCACCCTCTTCTGGACGTTCGTCTTCCCCATCCTCCTCACGGTGGCGCTGGGCAGCGCGTTCAACCACGGCGTGACGCCGCGCACGCGCGTGGCGGTGGTGGACGGTCCCGGCGCCGAGCGCGTCGCCGCGGCCCTGGCCGCCCACCCGGGCCTCACGCCCGAGCGCGTCCCGGCCTCCGAGGCGAACGCGGGCCTGCGGACCGGCCGGTTCGCGCTGCAGGTGACGCCTCCGGAGCAGACCGGGGGCGCGCTGGCCTACCGCTTCGACCCCACCCGCCCGGAGTCTCCCGCCACGCGCACCTTCGTGGACGACGTGCTCCAGCGCGACGCGGGCCGCGCCGACGCGCGCCCCGTGAAGGACGACGCGGTGAGCGCGCCCGGCACGCGCTACGTGGACTGGCTGGTGCCCGGCCTCGTCGGCATGAACGTGATGGCCGGCAGCATGTGGGGCATCACGTTCGTCATCGTCCTGGCCCGGCAGCGCCGGCTGCTCAAGCGCTTCGCGGCCACGCCCATGCGCCGCCCGGAGTACCTGCTGTCCTTCGCGCTGGCGCGGGTGGTGTTCGTGCTGTGCGTGGACCTGCCGCTCGTGCTGGGCTTCGCGCGCGTGACGTTCGGCATGCCCATCCACGGCTCGCTCGCGGCGGTGGCGGCGGTGGCCCTGGCGGGGACGTTCGCCTTCAGCGGGCTGGCGTTCCTGTGCGCCTCGCGCGCCCGCACCAGCGAGACGGCCGTGGGCCTCATCAACATGGTGATGGTGCCCATGATGGGGCTGGCGGGCATCTTCTTCGCCTCCAGCCACTTCCCGGACGCGGTCCAGCCGCTCATCCGGGCGCTGCCCCTGAGCGCGATGAACGCCTGCATGCGCGCCGTCATCAACGAAGGCGCGCCGCTGTCCGCGCTGCTGCCGGACCTGGCCATCCTGGGCACGTGGGGCTCCGCGTGCTTCGCCCTGGCCGTGCGCCTGTTCCGCTGGACCTGA
- a CDS encoding ABC transporter ATP-binding protein: protein MAAVRGLDLEVRTGECFGLLGPNGAGKTTTLEILEGLQTATRGEVEVLGRTWEKAGNALRERIGVVLQENLLSDKLTVRETLELFRSFYSQGPDTEELLALLQLTDKSDSWVVRLSGGQRQRLSIACSLAGDPELIFMDEPTTGLDPQSRRALWQLISAFRARGRTVVFTTHYMDEAEQLCDRVAVVDKGQVIAVGTPAELVASLGGEHVVELTTQPALGPPDFESVAGVTAARTTLTGRLALSVSRPHLALPSILARIAERGAELSGLTTRNATLEDVFVSLTGRNLRD, encoded by the coding sequence GTGGCTGCCGTTCGGGGCCTCGACCTGGAGGTCCGCACCGGCGAGTGCTTCGGACTCCTGGGCCCCAACGGCGCGGGCAAGACGACGACGCTGGAGATCCTCGAGGGACTCCAGACGGCCACCCGCGGCGAGGTGGAGGTACTGGGGCGCACCTGGGAGAAGGCCGGGAACGCGCTGCGCGAGCGCATTGGCGTGGTGCTCCAGGAGAACCTCCTCTCCGACAAGCTGACGGTGCGCGAGACGCTGGAGCTCTTCCGGTCCTTCTATTCGCAGGGGCCGGACACGGAGGAACTGCTGGCGCTGCTCCAGCTCACGGACAAGTCCGACAGCTGGGTGGTGCGGCTGTCCGGCGGCCAGCGGCAGCGGCTGTCCATCGCGTGCAGCCTGGCGGGCGACCCGGAGCTCATCTTCATGGACGAGCCCACCACGGGCCTGGATCCACAGTCGCGCCGGGCGCTCTGGCAGCTCATCTCCGCCTTCCGCGCGCGCGGGCGCACCGTGGTCTTCACCACGCACTACATGGACGAGGCGGAGCAGCTCTGCGACCGCGTGGCGGTGGTGGACAAGGGCCAGGTCATCGCGGTGGGAACGCCCGCGGAGCTGGTCGCGTCGCTGGGCGGAGAGCACGTGGTGGAGCTCACCACGCAGCCCGCGCTGGGCCCGCCGGACTTCGAGTCCGTGGCCGGAGTGACGGCCGCGCGCACCACGCTCACGGGCCGCCTGGCGCTGTCGGTGTCGCGGCCCCACCTGGCGCTGCCCTCCATCCTGGCGCGCATCGCGGAGCGCGGCGCGGAGCTGTCCGGGCTGACCACGCGCAACGCCACGCTGGAGGACGTCTTCGTGTCCCTGACGGGGAGGAACCTGCGTGACTGA
- a CDS encoding class I SAM-dependent methyltransferase, with product MAPSKDLHEANRRSWNEATPAHNSHKGDQARALREGHCTLFPEEQELVGDVRGQSLVHLLCNSGQDTLSFAAKGARVTGVDISDEAIAFARSLSEASGLPGTFVRQDVYDWLAAASAEGTRYDVAFSSYGAMCWLSDLGAWARGLAGVLAPGGRFVVVDFHPLALTLDEQWRLHYPYGGGVHVETAGVTDYVAQAQDALVPWGFKEGVKDFRNPHPDHTFQWGLGEIITALLSAGLRLEALREYPYANGARLFPRMRETEGRRMWPPEELPTIPLMFGLVVIKPA from the coding sequence ATGGCTCCCTCCAAAGACCTGCATGAAGCCAACCGGCGCTCGTGGAACGAGGCCACCCCGGCACACAACAGCCACAAGGGCGACCAGGCCCGCGCCCTGCGCGAAGGCCACTGCACCCTCTTCCCCGAGGAACAGGAGCTGGTGGGAGACGTGCGGGGCCAGTCGCTGGTGCACCTCCTGTGCAACAGCGGGCAGGACACGCTGAGCTTCGCCGCGAAGGGCGCGCGCGTGACGGGCGTGGACATCAGCGACGAGGCCATCGCGTTCGCGCGCTCGCTCTCCGAGGCGTCCGGCCTCCCGGGCACCTTCGTGCGGCAGGACGTCTACGACTGGCTCGCCGCCGCCTCCGCGGAGGGCACGCGCTACGACGTCGCCTTCTCCTCCTATGGCGCGATGTGCTGGCTGTCCGACCTGGGCGCCTGGGCCCGGGGACTCGCGGGCGTGCTCGCGCCGGGAGGCCGCTTCGTCGTCGTCGACTTCCATCCGCTGGCGCTCACGCTCGACGAACAGTGGAGGCTCCACTACCCCTATGGTGGAGGCGTGCACGTGGAGACCGCTGGCGTGACGGACTACGTCGCGCAGGCGCAGGACGCGCTCGTGCCCTGGGGCTTCAAAGAGGGCGTGAAGGACTTCCGCAATCCGCATCCGGACCACACGTTCCAGTGGGGGCTGGGGGAGATCATCACCGCCCTGTTGTCCGCGGGCCTGCGCCTGGAGGCCCTCCGCGAGTACCCGTACGCGAACGGCGCGCGTCTCTTCCCCCGCATGCGCGAAACAGAGGGCCGCCGCATGTGGCCACCGGAGGAGTTGCCCACCATCCCGCTGATGTTCGGACTCGTGGTGATCAAGCCAGCTTGA
- a CDS encoding thioesterase II family protein yields the protein MTSSWLPLHRARAGTRVRLFCFPFAGGGASVFRPWAGVLPEGMELAAVQPPGREERLTEAPFTSLPALLDEMDAALSPWLEDRPFAFFGHSLGALVAFEWTRRLRQRGGPAPLHLFVSGAPAPGLPRTGPLLHALPEPEFLQVVRQLGAGAFDGLPDAGLLEAWGPLLRADLQLAESAAPGPGEPVDVPLSAFGGLDDAAVSREELAAWRERTRGAFSQHMLPGGHLFIRAGYPAVIQVLWRKLRGAVPGL from the coding sequence GTGACTTCCTCCTGGTTGCCCCTGCACCGGGCCCGCGCTGGCACCCGCGTGCGCCTGTTCTGCTTCCCGTTCGCGGGCGGTGGCGCGTCCGTGTTCCGGCCCTGGGCCGGCGTGCTGCCGGAGGGCATGGAGCTGGCCGCGGTGCAGCCGCCGGGCCGTGAGGAGCGCCTGACGGAGGCGCCCTTCACGTCGCTGCCCGCGCTGCTGGACGAAATGGACGCGGCGCTGTCGCCCTGGCTGGAGGACCGGCCGTTCGCCTTCTTCGGGCACAGCCTGGGGGCGCTGGTGGCCTTCGAGTGGACGCGGCGCCTGCGCCAGCGGGGCGGGCCCGCGCCGCTGCACCTCTTCGTCTCCGGCGCGCCCGCACCCGGCCTGCCGCGCACGGGCCCCTTGCTGCACGCGCTGCCGGAGCCGGAGTTCCTCCAGGTGGTGCGCCAGCTGGGCGCGGGGGCCTTCGACGGGCTCCCGGACGCGGGGCTCCTGGAGGCGTGGGGCCCCCTGCTGCGCGCGGACCTCCAACTGGCGGAGAGCGCGGCCCCCGGGCCCGGTGAGCCGGTGGACGTTCCCCTCTCCGCCTTCGGAGGGCTGGATGACGCGGCCGTCTCCCGGGAGGAGCTGGCCGCGTGGCGCGAGCGGACGCGCGGCGCGTTCTCCCAGCACATGCTGCCCGGGGGGCACCTCTTCATCCGCGCTGGCTACCCCGCCGTCATCCAGGTGCTCTGGCGGAAGCTGCGCGGGGCCGTGCCGGGACTCTGA
- a CDS encoding M20/M25/M40 family metallo-hydrolase, whose protein sequence is MSPRIASLAAAVITAITAALALHFASAPTALPATAPPEVFSAGRAREHLARIAARPHPVGSQAHREVREYLVDTVRGLGVTPEVQATAAIHPDMEENSIPGATVHNVLAHVKGQDSRGVIAIVAHYDSVPTSPGASDDGAGVAAMLETLRALRTGPPLRNDVLFLFTDAEETGLVGARAFAFHHPLADQVSVVLNFEARGSQGPSLMFQPGPGNRWLIQHLARSGAPAQASSLFDEVYRRLQNDTDFTVFLQRGKTGLNFGFLDGFMRYHARTDDLAHFGLDSLQHHGEVMLALARHLGDDALEPAPPEDAVYFNAGPFLVHHPATWAPPIALLALLAVAAALVMGLRRGRLRASGLTWGVGALFAAAVAGAAAVQAAWWGVLRVDGGLGVLPQGDAYHGDLFIAGLLALTLSAVVGVQALFLRRARAEELVAGALAVWAVLGVASAFVAPGLSYLFAVPALVGALALGGQLRGSPEQPSARGRLLLALSAIPALMLWVPQVLNLYVALTLALAPVATLAVAPWLALLWPQVFAPMARPGRTVALPMLALACVLLGVGVVRERFDASDPRPSSVAYAVDANRGEAYWLSSDFEVDAWASRFVSADAPARRLDSYLPRFWRDVRVAPAPHRPLPAPSVRVSRDETRDGLRRLVLHVESVERAPLLQVRFEAGTPLRALTIAGQPVHASAVARLRDVPGGGLLEYWDVPPGGLPLELTVPEGTKVQLRATAVRFDLDLAPGAPAAQRPEDTMPVPFGFAVTDETLVSVTGEY, encoded by the coding sequence GTGAGCCCCCGCATCGCCAGCCTCGCGGCCGCGGTCATCACCGCGATCACCGCCGCCCTCGCCCTGCACTTCGCCTCCGCGCCCACCGCGCTGCCCGCGACAGCGCCCCCGGAGGTGTTCTCCGCGGGGCGTGCGCGGGAGCACCTGGCGCGCATCGCGGCCCGGCCACACCCCGTGGGCTCGCAAGCCCACCGCGAGGTGCGCGAGTACCTGGTGGACACCGTGCGCGGACTGGGCGTCACGCCGGAGGTGCAGGCCACGGCCGCCATCCACCCGGACATGGAGGAGAACTCCATCCCGGGCGCCACCGTCCACAACGTGCTTGCCCACGTGAAGGGCCAGGACAGCCGTGGCGTCATCGCCATCGTCGCGCACTACGACTCCGTGCCCACGTCGCCCGGGGCCTCGGATGACGGGGCCGGCGTGGCGGCGATGCTGGAGACGCTGCGGGCGCTGCGCACGGGCCCGCCGCTGCGCAACGACGTCCTCTTTCTCTTCACGGACGCGGAGGAGACGGGGCTCGTGGGGGCGCGGGCGTTCGCGTTCCATCACCCGCTGGCGGACCAGGTCTCCGTGGTCCTCAACTTCGAGGCCCGGGGCTCGCAGGGGCCCTCGCTGATGTTCCAGCCGGGCCCCGGCAACCGCTGGCTCATCCAGCACCTGGCGCGCTCGGGGGCACCCGCCCAGGCCAGCTCGCTGTTCGACGAGGTGTACCGGCGGCTGCAGAACGACACGGACTTCACCGTCTTCCTCCAGAGGGGGAAGACGGGCCTCAACTTCGGCTTCCTCGACGGGTTCATGCGCTACCACGCGCGCACGGACGACCTCGCCCACTTCGGCCTGGACAGCCTCCAGCACCACGGCGAGGTGATGCTCGCGCTCGCGCGGCACCTGGGCGACGACGCGCTGGAGCCGGCGCCACCGGAGGACGCCGTCTACTTCAACGCCGGGCCCTTCCTCGTGCACCACCCTGCCACCTGGGCCCCGCCCATCGCGCTGCTGGCGCTGCTCGCAGTGGCGGCCGCGCTCGTCATGGGACTGCGCCGTGGCCGGCTGCGCGCGTCCGGACTGACGTGGGGCGTGGGCGCGTTGTTCGCGGCGGCGGTGGCGGGCGCGGCGGCGGTCCAGGCCGCGTGGTGGGGGGTGCTGCGCGTCGACGGGGGGCTGGGCGTGCTGCCGCAGGGCGACGCCTACCACGGCGACCTCTTCATCGCGGGACTGCTGGCGCTCACGCTGTCGGCGGTGGTCGGCGTCCAGGCACTCTTCCTGCGCAGGGCACGCGCGGAGGAGCTGGTGGCGGGGGCGCTCGCGGTGTGGGCCGTGCTGGGCGTGGCCAGCGCATTCGTGGCGCCGGGCCTCAGCTACCTGTTCGCGGTGCCTGCCCTCGTGGGCGCGTTGGCGCTCGGAGGACAGCTTCGCGGGTCGCCGGAGCAGCCCTCCGCGCGGGGCCGGCTGCTGCTGGCCTTGAGCGCCATTCCGGCCCTGATGCTGTGGGTGCCGCAGGTGCTTAACCTCTACGTCGCGCTGACGCTCGCCCTGGCACCAGTGGCGACGCTGGCGGTGGCGCCCTGGCTCGCGCTGCTGTGGCCGCAGGTCTTCGCACCGATGGCGCGCCCCGGCCGGACGGTGGCGCTGCCCATGCTCGCGCTGGCGTGCGTACTCCTGGGCGTGGGCGTGGTGCGGGAGCGCTTCGACGCGAGCGACCCGCGCCCCAGCAGCGTCGCCTACGCCGTGGATGCAAACCGGGGCGAGGCGTACTGGCTCTCCAGCGACTTCGAGGTGGACGCGTGGGCCTCGCGCTTCGTGAGCGCGGATGCTCCGGCGCGCCGCCTGGACAGCTACCTGCCCCGCTTCTGGCGCGACGTGCGCGTGGCGCCCGCGCCCCACCGGCCCCTGCCGGCCCCCAGCGTGCGCGTGTCGCGGGACGAGACGCGGGACGGACTGCGGCGGCTGGTGCTCCACGTGGAGTCCGTGGAGCGGGCGCCCCTGCTCCAGGTCCGGTTCGAGGCGGGCACGCCGCTGCGGGCGCTGACCATCGCCGGCCAGCCGGTGCACGCGAGCGCCGTGGCCCGGCTGCGCGACGTGCCGGGCGGCGGGCTGCTGGAGTACTGGGACGTGCCCCCGGGAGGCCTGCCGCTGGAGCTCACCGTGCCCGAGGGCACGAAGGTCCAACTCCGCGCGACCGCCGTGCGCTTCGACCTGGACCTGGCCCCCGGCGCGCCCGCGGCCCAACGTCCGGAGGACACCATGCCGGTGCCCTTCGGCTTCGCGGTGACCGACGAGACGCTGGTGAGCGTGACGGGCGAGTACTGA
- a CDS encoding ATP-grasp domain-containing protein, translating into MRAHFAFIESNTTGTGKLAVERLVDQGQQVTFITRQPGKYPFLAKLAGSPGLQVLEADTNDQEAMDACVRALTARTRVDALLTFSTFYVPLVAWLAARYGFRYLHPDAARICHEKHEARKVLRAAGLPTPEFWLVTSEAQALQVSREATYPCVVKPTAESGSTGVRRVDSPEALLAHYRALASRRVNERGQALAGEVLVEGFLTGPEFSVETVTLARGDTRVIGVTRKHLSAPPHFVELGHDFPAPLDDSERQALERAVVAALDAVGFDLGPAHTEIRLCAQGPVVIEINPRLAGGMIPELVRHATGIDLLTVLLEQLLGRPVDLTPRQKATASIRFLTASGAGRLAAVHGVEDARQEDGVREVSVDKAPGVTVRPPESSGDRLGHVIASGEDRAHVERAVTQALGRIRFDVVAPEAAA; encoded by the coding sequence ATGCGCGCCCACTTCGCCTTCATCGAGAGCAACACCACGGGCACCGGCAAGCTCGCCGTGGAGCGGCTGGTGGACCAGGGACAGCAGGTCACATTCATCACCCGTCAGCCCGGCAAGTATCCCTTCCTCGCGAAGCTCGCGGGCAGCCCGGGGCTCCAGGTGCTGGAGGCGGACACGAACGACCAGGAGGCGATGGACGCCTGCGTGCGGGCCCTGACGGCGCGCACGCGCGTGGACGCGCTCCTGACCTTCTCCACGTTCTACGTGCCCCTTGTGGCCTGGCTGGCCGCCCGGTACGGCTTCCGCTACCTGCACCCGGACGCGGCCCGCATCTGCCATGAGAAGCACGAGGCCCGGAAGGTGCTGCGCGCCGCGGGCCTGCCCACCCCGGAGTTCTGGCTCGTCACCTCCGAGGCCCAGGCGCTCCAGGTGAGCCGCGAGGCCACCTACCCCTGCGTGGTGAAGCCCACCGCGGAGAGCGGCAGCACCGGCGTACGGCGCGTGGATTCGCCCGAGGCGCTGCTCGCGCACTACCGGGCGCTCGCGTCGCGCCGGGTGAACGAGCGCGGCCAGGCGCTGGCCGGCGAGGTGCTGGTGGAGGGCTTCCTCACCGGGCCCGAGTTCAGCGTGGAGACCGTGACGCTCGCCCGGGGCGACACGCGCGTCATCGGCGTCACGCGCAAGCACCTGTCCGCCCCGCCCCACTTCGTGGAGCTGGGCCACGACTTCCCGGCGCCCCTCGACGACAGTGAGCGCCAGGCGCTCGAGCGCGCCGTGGTGGCCGCGCTGGACGCGGTGGGCTTCGACCTGGGCCCCGCGCACACGGAGATCCGCCTCTGCGCCCAGGGCCCGGTGGTCATCGAAATCAACCCGCGGCTGGCGGGCGGGATGATTCCGGAGCTGGTGCGCCACGCGACCGGCATCGACCTGCTGACGGTGCTGCTGGAGCAGCTGCTGGGGCGGCCCGTGGACCTGACGCCCCGCCAGAAGGCCACGGCCTCCATCCGCTTCCTCACCGCGTCCGGCGCGGGGCGGCTCGCGGCGGTGCACGGCGTGGAGGACGCACGCCAGGAGGACGGCGTGCGCGAGGTGTCCGTGGACAAGGCGCCGGGCGTCACCGTGCGTCCACCGGAGAGCTCTGGCGACCGGCTGGGCCACGTCATCGCGAGCGGCGAGGACCGCGCCCACGTGGAGCGCGCGGTGACGCAGGCGCTGGGGCGGATCCGCTTCGACGTGGTGGCCCCGGAAGCGGCGGCGTGA
- a CDS encoding cysteine synthase family protein, whose amino-acid sequence MKNTPLVSLRGRAVNRPRAQLWGKLELSMPGQMKDRVALKMVTDAEARGDLQPGGTIVESSSGTMAEGLARVGTLKGYRVIIITDPRIDVSTAAKLRALGAEVLVVDAYHPTGGWQQSRLERLRDVLRDVPGAYWPRQYDSPSNPGAYNSAMAQELTEALGGNIAALVASVGSGGSLSGTAAALKQRLPHVRVVAVDAVGSVQFHQPNRPRLQSGHGNSIIAGNINYRVIDEAHWLSDGEVFQGCRELARREGIFAGGSSGAVYIVGSWLAEQFGPDAHVVGIFPDKGDRYGETIYSDDYLAKHHIAGPECAAAAAPHAIRYGVDVAERWSHAPLPHDGGVPYHAPDITLSGDLTRELGL is encoded by the coding sequence ATGAAGAACACCCCCCTCGTCTCGCTGCGGGGCCGCGCCGTGAACCGGCCGCGCGCGCAGCTGTGGGGCAAGCTGGAGCTGTCCATGCCCGGGCAGATGAAGGACCGGGTCGCGCTCAAGATGGTGACCGACGCGGAGGCCCGGGGCGACCTTCAGCCCGGCGGCACCATCGTCGAAAGCTCCTCCGGCACCATGGCGGAGGGCCTGGCCCGCGTGGGCACCCTCAAGGGCTACCGGGTCATCATCATCACCGACCCGCGCATCGACGTGAGCACCGCCGCCAAGCTGCGGGCGCTGGGCGCGGAGGTCCTGGTGGTGGACGCCTATCACCCCACCGGCGGCTGGCAGCAGTCGCGGCTGGAGCGCCTGCGCGACGTGCTGCGCGACGTGCCCGGCGCCTACTGGCCGCGCCAGTACGACAGCCCCAGCAACCCGGGCGCGTACAACAGCGCCATGGCCCAGGAGTTGACCGAGGCGCTGGGCGGCAACATCGCCGCGCTGGTGGCCAGCGTGGGCAGCGGCGGGTCCCTCAGTGGAACGGCCGCCGCGCTCAAGCAGCGCCTGCCGCACGTGCGCGTGGTGGCCGTGGACGCGGTGGGCTCCGTGCAGTTCCACCAGCCCAACCGCCCCCGTCTCCAGAGCGGCCACGGCAACAGCATCATCGCGGGCAACATCAACTACCGCGTCATCGACGAGGCCCACTGGCTGTCCGACGGCGAGGTGTTCCAGGGCTGCCGCGAGTTGGCCCGGCGCGAGGGCATCTTCGCGGGCGGCTCGTCCGGCGCGGTCTACATCGTGGGCTCGTGGCTGGCGGAGCAGTTCGGCCCGGACGCCCACGTCGTGGGCATCTTCCCGGACAAGGGCGACCGCTACGGGGAGACCATCTACTCGGACGACTATCTGGCGAAGCACCACATCGCCGGCCCGGAGTGCGCCGCCGCGGCGGCCCCGCACGCCATCCGCTACGGCGTGGACGTGGCCGAGCGCTGGAGCCACGCGCCGCTGCCCCACGACGGCGGCGTCCCGTACCACGCGCCCGACATCACCCTCAGCGGCGACCTCACCCGGGAGCTGGGGCTGTGA
- the argH gene encoding argininosuccinate lyase, whose product MSAQTLGRVSLPPHPVLFRLFYEPGFADDQRTVLPHLLRIDAAHLVMLAHRSILPAETVARLLSVNRDLRLRSDAGETVFETPASHRGLYLTYENEYIHRLGGEVGGSAHVARSRNDINATVTRMRLRTELLGVLAGCESLSRTLSTQAHAHARTVMSSFTHQQPAQPSTFGHYLTAVLSEFVRGTAWLAASYGTVNRSPMGAAAGGGTSFPIDPHEVARLLGFSAPVLNSADAVGSRDFVIQVLGPLALMGTTLTRLANDLQAWASMAYGFLDWPDDLVSTSSIMPQKRNAFVLEHIRGQAVHPTGALMNALMGLKNTPFTNSVEVSGEVSAHLWPALRGISKAVQLMDLLLQHVRVRPDAMRAFLVHADTTMTAVADHLVARHGLAFRTAHDVVARLVARKTGDAPLTAAEARHGLEALLLEVTSRAFTLDEAELARALEPATCVEASAHGGGPAPASVLAQLAALEDPGLAASLQAWRVEQEDARGQLEQAVTALLTASGFPTP is encoded by the coding sequence ATGAGCGCGCAGACCCTGGGCCGCGTTTCGCTGCCGCCCCACCCCGTCCTCTTCCGGCTGTTCTACGAACCGGGCTTCGCGGACGACCAGCGCACGGTGCTGCCGCACCTGTTGCGCATCGACGCGGCCCACCTGGTGATGCTCGCGCACCGGAGCATCCTCCCCGCGGAGACCGTGGCGCGCCTGTTGTCCGTCAACCGCGACCTGCGGCTGCGCTCGGACGCGGGTGAGACCGTGTTCGAAACGCCCGCGTCGCACCGCGGCCTCTACCTCACGTACGAGAACGAATACATCCACCGGCTGGGAGGCGAGGTCGGCGGATCCGCGCACGTGGCCCGCAGCCGCAACGACATCAACGCCACCGTGACGCGGATGCGGCTGCGCACGGAGCTGCTGGGCGTGCTCGCCGGCTGCGAGTCCCTGTCGCGCACGCTGAGCACGCAGGCGCACGCGCACGCGCGCACGGTGATGAGCTCCTTCACCCATCAGCAGCCCGCGCAGCCCTCCACGTTCGGCCACTACCTGACGGCGGTGCTGTCGGAGTTCGTCCGCGGCACCGCGTGGCTCGCCGCCAGCTACGGCACCGTCAACCGCAGCCCCATGGGCGCCGCGGCTGGAGGTGGCACGTCGTTCCCCATCGACCCGCACGAGGTCGCGCGGCTGCTGGGCTTCTCCGCGCCGGTGCTCAACTCCGCGGACGCCGTCGGTTCGCGGGACTTCGTCATCCAGGTGCTCGGGCCCCTGGCGCTCATGGGCACCACGCTCACGCGGCTGGCCAACGACCTGCAGGCCTGGGCCAGCATGGCCTACGGCTTCCTCGACTGGCCGGATGACCTGGTGAGCACCAGCTCCATCATGCCGCAGAAGCGCAACGCCTTCGTCCTGGAGCACATCCGCGGACAGGCGGTGCACCCCACCGGCGCGCTGATGAACGCCTTGATGGGCCTGAAGAACACGCCCTTCACCAACAGCGTGGAGGTCAGCGGTGAAGTCTCCGCGCACCTGTGGCCCGCGCTCCGGGGCATCAGCAAGGCGGTCCAACTGATGGACCTGCTGCTCCAGCACGTGCGCGTCCGCCCGGACGCGATGCGCGCCTTCCTGGTCCACGCGGACACGACGATGACCGCCGTCGCGGACCACCTGGTCGCGCGGCACGGGCTCGCGTTCCGCACGGCCCACGACGTGGTGGCCCGGCTCGTGGCGCGCAAGACGGGCGACGCGCCCCTCACCGCCGCGGAGGCCCGGCACGGGCTGGAGGCGTTGCTCCTGGAAGTCACCTCGCGCGCCTTCACGCTCGACGAGGCGGAGCTGGCGCGCGCGCTGGAGCCCGCCACCTGCGTGGAGGCGTCCGCCCATGGCGGAGGCCCCGCGCCCGCCTCCGTCCTGGCCCAGCTCGCCGCGCTGGAAGACCCGGGCCTCGCCGCCTCCCTCCAGGCATGGCGCGTCGAACAGGAAGACGCGCGCGGACAGCTGGAGCAGGCCGTCACCGCGCTTCTCACCGCCTCCGGATTCCCGACCCCCTAA
- a CDS encoding aminoacyl-tRNA deacylase: MNTTDAPSRREFLEQYLRDSQVAATLINPGADMPTVPLAAAALGVMPAQIVKTIVFEGKKDASRACLAIAPGDIRIATAKVAAALQLTQLKLASAQTVLRLTGYAVGGVPPVGHATPLPVVIDSRVLQYDVVFGGGGDDQHMLRISPRDIQRLTGAVVGDIAAEDAAASPVDAR; encoded by the coding sequence ATGAACACGACGGATGCACCTTCCCGACGCGAGTTTTTGGAGCAGTACCTGCGTGATTCCCAGGTCGCTGCGACGCTGATCAACCCCGGCGCGGACATGCCCACGGTGCCGCTGGCGGCGGCGGCGCTGGGCGTGATGCCCGCGCAGATCGTCAAGACCATCGTCTTCGAGGGGAAGAAGGATGCGTCTCGCGCGTGTCTGGCCATCGCGCCCGGCGACATCCGCATCGCCACCGCGAAGGTGGCCGCCGCGCTCCAGCTCACGCAGCTCAAGCTGGCCAGTGCGCAGACGGTTTTGCGGCTGACGGGCTACGCCGTCGGCGGCGTCCCTCCGGTGGGGCACGCGACGCCGCTGCCCGTGGTCATCGACTCGCGCGTGCTCCAGTACGACGTCGTCTTCGGCGGCGGCGGGGATGATCAGCACATGCTGCGCATCTCGCCGCGGGACATCCAGCGGCTCACCGGCGCGGTGGTGGGCGACATCGCCGCGGAGGACGCAGCGGCTTCCCCGGTGGACGCACGATGA